A single Oncorhynchus kisutch isolate 150728-3 linkage group LG19, Okis_V2, whole genome shotgun sequence DNA region contains:
- the LOC109864509 gene encoding sortilin-like isoform X1, whose protein sequence is MCLSAPIHSSATLVICHLKRQAVLVCNTRPELWDLGFYRYLAHHIKMTWRLLVLGGACLLLLGVRGQCKEQRNRRTVSFHQTQQDGDQRQVLSRPERDTTASPRPTFTACKLPLTPLEHRVLDQNTHETGFHGDDGSSFTVTWVGDGTGVILVLSTISAPLDSFFEGGSSRLYRSADYGKSFHDISHLINNTFIRKEFGLLAGPGNSQQVILTADTPVLDNTGGVIFTSTDAGVSFKSVQLPFHPAQPITFHFLNPEYLVVISIDGGLWLSLDFGTVWKKVHEGTQYFTWGSGITLFFSFSPKGTVEADRRGELFLKRTEDLGKTFTTVAHSIFSFGYVGGFLFTSVIETLGAPRVIYVSSDQGDQFNKAQLPSASTEQFYSVLDGDEDMIFMHVDNPGEESYFGTVYTSDDRGILYSKSLERHLFGGEGKSDFTNVTSMRGVYLTNILEEDGRIRTVISFNRGGEWTLLNKPQNVECGEDSRNDCNLHIHGEYSRYNGITPMLPLSDPTAVGLVIAHGSVGDSISSTRPDVYVSEDGGYKWRGSLRGPHHYSILDAGGLVVAVEAHPMDGQINTIKFSTDEGQCWKVYNFTEQPIFFAGLTSEPGTKTMNISVWGYRPEEDHQPMWVVVTIDFQSLLTRECGNQDYVQWLAHATEGGDLATEGCVLGYKETFRRLRKLSVCRNGRDYVVSRQKSPCPCTREDYLCDYGYYRHENSSECMRQLDTADHALEVCLNGEEEELRTSGYRKVPSDKCEGGFTPLRIKETVNRHCGNSSQPPTASPYSETPREKMLLIVVCVGSGIVILVAVAAAVYTVRRMGYGNRAPTYRFSVLQLQDDDCSIAADPESVASSNGTSVFPVDSDDDLIE, encoded by the exons ATGTGTCTCTCCGCCCCCATCCATTCAAGTGCGACACTTGTCATTTGTCACCTGAAGCGACAGGCAGTGCTAGTCTGTAATACCCGACCCGAACTGTGGGATTTAGGCTTTTACCGTTATTTAGCCCACCACATCAAAATGACTTGGAGACTTTTGGTCCTCGGGGGGGCATGCTTGCTTCTTCTGGGTGTGAGGGGTCAGTGCAAAGAGCAACGAAACCGGAGAACGGTGTCTTTCCATCAGACTCAGCAAGATGGGGACCAACGCCAAGTCCTCTCACGGCCAGAAAGGGATACCACAGCTTCTCCAAGACCCACTTTCACCGCTTGTAAACTCCCTCTCACACCATTAGAACACCGGGTGTTGGATCAAAATACACACGAG acAGGGTTTCATGGTGATGATGGCTCCAGTTTTACTGTCACATGGGTTGGAGACGGGACAGGG GTAATCTTGGTGTTGTCTACAATCAGTGCTCCTCTAGATTCCTTCTTCGAGGGCGGTTCTTCACGATTGTACCGCAG TGCAGACTATGGCAAATCTTTCCATGATATTTCTCATCTCATCAATAACACCTTCATAAGGAAGGAATTTGGACTTCTGGCTGGACCAGGGAACTCTCAACAG GTGATTCTGACTGCAGACACACCGGTTTTGGACAACACCGGTGGCGTCATCTTTACCTCAACTGACGCCGGAGTGTCGTTTAAGTCTGTCCAGCTGCCTTTTCACCCGGCCCAGCCAATCACCTTCCACTTCTTGAATCCCGAGTACTTAGTGGTCATCAGCATAGAT GGTGGCCTGTGGCTTTCTCTGGACTTTGGGACTGTGTGGAAAAAGGTTCACGAAGGAACACAATATTTCACGTG GGGCTCCGGCATCACTCTCTTCTTCAGCTTCAGTCCCAAAGGAACAG tGGAGgcagacagaagaggagagctgTTCCTAAAGAGGACAGAAGACCTGGGGAAGACATTCACCACCGTGGCACACAGCATCTTCTCCTTCGGCTATGTAGGAGGCTTCCTCTTCACCTCAGTCATAGAGAcactg GGAGCCCCACGTGTCATCTATGTGTCCTCAGACCAAGGGGACCAATTCAACAAGGCCCAGCTCCCCTCCGCCTCCACTGAGCAG ttcTACTCGGTTCTGGATGGGGATGAGGACATGATCTTCATGCATGTGGACAATCCAGGAG AGGAAAGCTACTTTGGGACGGTGTACACATCAGATGACCGGGGCATCCTGTACTCTAAGTCTCTAGAGCGCCACCTGTTTGGTGGGGAAGGGAAGAGCGACTTCACCAACGTCACCTCCATGAGAGGAGTGTACCTCACCAACATACTGGAGGAGG ACGGCCGCATTCGGACAGTCATTTCATTTAACCGAGGGGGAGAGTGGACACTCCTCAACAAGCCCCAGAATGTTGAGTGTGGTGAGGATTCAAGAAATGAT tgtaacTTGCACATCCACGGTGAATACAGTCGCTACAACGGCATCACTCCCATGCTGCCTCTCTCTGACCCCACTGCCGTTGGCCTTGTCATCGCCCACG GCAGTGTGGGGGACTCCATCTCGTCAACACGGCCTGACGTGTACGTGTCGGAGGACGGGGGGTACAAGTGGAGGGGTTCCCTGAGGGGGCCCCATCACTACAGCATCCTGGACGCTGGGGGGCTCGTCGTGGCTGTGGAGGCCCACCCCATGGACGGCCAAATCAACACCATCAA GTTCTCCACAGATGAGGGCCAGTGTTGGAAGGTGTACAACTTTACAGAGCAGCCCATCTTCTTCGCTGGCCTGACATCCGAGCCGGGCACCAAGACCATGAACATCAGCGTGTGGGGCTACCGGCCCGAGGAAGACCACCAGCCCATGTGGGTGGTGGTCACCATTGACTTCCAGAGTCTCCTCACCAGAGAGT GTGGTAACCAGGACTATGTTCAGTGGTTGGCCCATGCCACAGAGGGCGGGGACTTGGCCACAGAGGGGTGTGTCTTGGGCTACAaggagaccttcaggaggctgaGGAAGCTGTCCGTCTGCAGGAATGGACGGGACTACGTGGTTAGTAGGCAGAAAAGCCCCTGCCCCTGCACCAGAGAGGACTACCTATG TGATTATGGTTACTATCGTCATGAGAACAGCTCAGAGTGTATGAGACAACTGGACACTGCAGACCACGCCCTGGAGGTGTGTCtaaatggagaggaggaggagcttaGGACATCGGG GTACCGTAAGGTTCCCAGTGATAAGTGTGAGGGAGGCTTCACTCCCCTGCGCATAAAGGAGACAGTCAACAGGCATTGTGGGAACTCCAGTCAGCCCCCCACTGCCAGCCCATATTCTGAAACCCCG AGAGAGAAGATGCTGTTGATCGTAGTTTGTGTTGGATCGGGGATTGTCATTCTGGTGGCTGTTGCCGCTGCTGTCTATACTGTAAGGAGAATGGGCTATGGAAATAG GGCGCCAACGTATCGCTTCTCTGTCCTGCAGCTTCAGGACGACGACTGCTCCATTGCCGCCGACCCAGAGAGTGTCGCCAGTAGCAACGGAACATCAGTCTTCCCAGTGGATTCAGATGAT GATCTTATTGAATGA
- the LOC109864509 gene encoding sortilin-like isoform X2 — protein MVACGFLWTLGLCGKRGSGITLFFSFSPKGTVEADRRGELFLKRTEDLGKTFTTVAHSIFSFGYVGGFLFTSVIETLGAPRVIYVSSDQGDQFNKAQLPSASTEQFYSVLDGDEDMIFMHVDNPGEESYFGTVYTSDDRGILYSKSLERHLFGGEGKSDFTNVTSMRGVYLTNILEEDGRIRTVISFNRGGEWTLLNKPQNVECGEDSRNDCNLHIHGEYSRYNGITPMLPLSDPTAVGLVIAHGSVGDSISSTRPDVYVSEDGGYKWRGSLRGPHHYSILDAGGLVVAVEAHPMDGQINTIKFSTDEGQCWKVYNFTEQPIFFAGLTSEPGTKTMNISVWGYRPEEDHQPMWVVVTIDFQSLLTRECGNQDYVQWLAHATEGGDLATEGCVLGYKETFRRLRKLSVCRNGRDYVVSRQKSPCPCTREDYLCDYGYYRHENSSECMRQLDTADHALEVCLNGEEEELRTSGYRKVPSDKCEGGFTPLRIKETVNRHCGNSSQPPTASPYSETPREKMLLIVVCVGSGIVILVAVAAAVYTVRRMGYGNRAPTYRFSVLQLQDDDCSIAADPESVASSNGTSVFPVDSDDDLIE, from the exons AT GGTGGCCTGTGGCTTTCTCTGGACTTTGGGACTGTGTGGAAAAAG GGGCTCCGGCATCACTCTCTTCTTCAGCTTCAGTCCCAAAGGAACAG tGGAGgcagacagaagaggagagctgTTCCTAAAGAGGACAGAAGACCTGGGGAAGACATTCACCACCGTGGCACACAGCATCTTCTCCTTCGGCTATGTAGGAGGCTTCCTCTTCACCTCAGTCATAGAGAcactg GGAGCCCCACGTGTCATCTATGTGTCCTCAGACCAAGGGGACCAATTCAACAAGGCCCAGCTCCCCTCCGCCTCCACTGAGCAG ttcTACTCGGTTCTGGATGGGGATGAGGACATGATCTTCATGCATGTGGACAATCCAGGAG AGGAAAGCTACTTTGGGACGGTGTACACATCAGATGACCGGGGCATCCTGTACTCTAAGTCTCTAGAGCGCCACCTGTTTGGTGGGGAAGGGAAGAGCGACTTCACCAACGTCACCTCCATGAGAGGAGTGTACCTCACCAACATACTGGAGGAGG ACGGCCGCATTCGGACAGTCATTTCATTTAACCGAGGGGGAGAGTGGACACTCCTCAACAAGCCCCAGAATGTTGAGTGTGGTGAGGATTCAAGAAATGAT tgtaacTTGCACATCCACGGTGAATACAGTCGCTACAACGGCATCACTCCCATGCTGCCTCTCTCTGACCCCACTGCCGTTGGCCTTGTCATCGCCCACG GCAGTGTGGGGGACTCCATCTCGTCAACACGGCCTGACGTGTACGTGTCGGAGGACGGGGGGTACAAGTGGAGGGGTTCCCTGAGGGGGCCCCATCACTACAGCATCCTGGACGCTGGGGGGCTCGTCGTGGCTGTGGAGGCCCACCCCATGGACGGCCAAATCAACACCATCAA GTTCTCCACAGATGAGGGCCAGTGTTGGAAGGTGTACAACTTTACAGAGCAGCCCATCTTCTTCGCTGGCCTGACATCCGAGCCGGGCACCAAGACCATGAACATCAGCGTGTGGGGCTACCGGCCCGAGGAAGACCACCAGCCCATGTGGGTGGTGGTCACCATTGACTTCCAGAGTCTCCTCACCAGAGAGT GTGGTAACCAGGACTATGTTCAGTGGTTGGCCCATGCCACAGAGGGCGGGGACTTGGCCACAGAGGGGTGTGTCTTGGGCTACAaggagaccttcaggaggctgaGGAAGCTGTCCGTCTGCAGGAATGGACGGGACTACGTGGTTAGTAGGCAGAAAAGCCCCTGCCCCTGCACCAGAGAGGACTACCTATG TGATTATGGTTACTATCGTCATGAGAACAGCTCAGAGTGTATGAGACAACTGGACACTGCAGACCACGCCCTGGAGGTGTGTCtaaatggagaggaggaggagcttaGGACATCGGG GTACCGTAAGGTTCCCAGTGATAAGTGTGAGGGAGGCTTCACTCCCCTGCGCATAAAGGAGACAGTCAACAGGCATTGTGGGAACTCCAGTCAGCCCCCCACTGCCAGCCCATATTCTGAAACCCCG AGAGAGAAGATGCTGTTGATCGTAGTTTGTGTTGGATCGGGGATTGTCATTCTGGTGGCTGTTGCCGCTGCTGTCTATACTGTAAGGAGAATGGGCTATGGAAATAG GGCGCCAACGTATCGCTTCTCTGTCCTGCAGCTTCAGGACGACGACTGCTCCATTGCCGCCGACCCAGAGAGTGTCGCCAGTAGCAACGGAACATCAGTCTTCCCAGTGGATTCAGATGAT GATCTTATTGAATGA